The region CCGCCAGCACCACGGGCGGCACCGGCAGCGCCAGAGCCGCCGCGTAGGCCACCAGACCTGCGGAAGCCCGCCGCAGCACGGGCTTGCGCGGATCCCTCGCCACCAAGTACAGACCCAGCCACCAGGCCAGGCCGAAAGCCGCCAACGACACCCCGATCACCCGAGGATCCTACGGTTGCGCTCACTGGGACGATGTGGCTCATGCCTGTCGAGCTGACGCTTCGCAAGGCCGCCGAAGAGGTCGAGCGTGGCGATCTGGCCAGCGTCCTGCGTGCCCGGCAACGGCTCGTCGGGCTGGTCACCAGCTACCCGCACCGGCTGGACCTGCGCGACCGGCTCGCCGAGGTGTACCGGGTGCTGGGCGACACCGCGCAGGCCGGCCGCTGGAGCTACCTCGCCGACCGCCGCGACGAGGCCGAGATCGCCGCGTTCGAACGCGCCTACCGCACGCCCGAGGCCCGCCTGGCGTCGCTGAACTGGGCCACCGGCGAGGCCACCACGGAAACCGCCCGGATCCGGCTGACCGCGTTGCGGGGCGCGGTGTCCGAGCAGCTGCGGGCCGAGCTGGCGGTGGCCGACGACCGGGACTCGTCGTGGACCACGAACATCCTGGTGCTGCTCGGCCTGATCGTGGTGCTGCTGTGCTTCGTGGTCGGCGCGGTGACGCTCGTCATGTGGGTGTACAGGGGGATCGCCGGGTAGGCGCATCCTTGACGGCATGACCTCCGCCGACGTCGTCGCCGCCGCCGACCGCATCCGCCCGCACGTCCGCCGCACACCCCTGTGGCGGGTCGAGGTCGACGGCCGCCCGCTCGTGCTCAAGCTCGAACACCTCCAGCTCTCCGGCTCCTTCAAGCTGCGCGGCGCGGTGAACACGCTGCTCACCGCCGACGTGCCGGACCGGGTGGTGACCGCGTCCGGCGGCAACCACGGCCTGGGCGTGGCCACCGCGGCCCGGCTGCTCGGCACCCAGGCCACGGTGTACGTGCCGGTGAGCGCGCCCGAGGGCAAGGTCCGCCGGATCGAGGCGGCGGGCGCGAAGCTGATCCGGGCCGGGGCGACCTACGCGCAGGCCGTGGAGGCGGCGCGGGAGGCGTCCGGGTTCTACGTGGAGGCGTACAACGACCTGGCCGTCATCGCCGGGCAGGGGACGGTCGCGGCCGAGGTGGTCGAGGACGCGCCGGACGTCGACGTCGTGGCGGTGGCCGTGGGCGGTGGCGGGCTGGCCGCCGGAGCGGCCCTGTCCGGGCTGCACGTGGCCGCCGTGGAGCCGGAGAACTGCCGCGCGATGCACGACGCCCTCGCCGCCGGTGAACCGGTCGACTCGGTGGTGGACTCGGTGGCCTCCTCCGCGCTGGGCGCGAGCCGGGCGGGCACCGTGCCGTTCGGCATCCTCCAGGCCGCCGGGGCGTCGTCGGTGCTGGTCAGCGACGACGAGCTGCTCTCGGCGCGGGACCGGCTGTGGGAGGAGTTCCGGCTGGCCGTGGAACCGGCGGCGGCAGTGCCGTTCGCCGCCTGGCTGCACGGGCGGATCCCGGGCACCGTGTGCGTGGTGCTGTGCGGCGCGAACACCGACTGGACGCCCTGAGTACGCACTGGGGCGTACGTCGGGGTGCCGCTTCCCACGGGACGTGGTTCGACGCGCGGGTGAGCACCATTCGGTGACATGACCACGCGTGTCGCGTACCGGGTCGCCGCGGTGCTGTTCCTGTCCGGGCTGTTCCACCTGGTGGTGTTCTTCGTCGCCGGCGGGCCGTGGGAGGGGCCGGTGTCGTGGCGCAAGCCGGTGACGTTCGGGCTGTCGTTCGGGCTCACCCTGGCCACCTACGCCTGGGTGGGCGGGTTCCTGCGGCTGGGTACGTCTCGGCTGGGTACGTCTCGGCTGGGTACGTCTCGGCTGAAGGCGTTCTGGATCGGGCTGTTCACGGTCGCCTCGGTGCTGGAGGTGACGTTGATCGGCGTGCAGGCGTGGCGCGGGGTGCCGTCGCACTTCAACGAGGCCACCGCGCTCGACACGGTGGTCACCCGCTGCCTCACCGCCGGCGGGGTCATGATCATCGTGTCGGTGGTGGCGCTCGTGGTCGCCGCGTTCCGAGCCGTGCACCTCGCGCCGAGCATGCGATTGGCGGTTCGGGCAGGCGCGGCGAGCCTGGCCGTGGCGCTGGCGTTCGGCGGGCTGATGATCGCCGAGCGCGGCGGCTCGTGGAAGCTGTCGCACGGCGTGGCGATGCACGGCGTCCTGCTGCTGCCGCTGCTGGCGTGGCTGCTCGCCTTCACCACGGGGGACGAAGCACGCCTCACGCGCGTGGTCGGGACGGCCGCCGCGGGCTACGGGGCGCTGGTCGTGGCCGCGGCGGTGGTCGACGCCGTCAGCCTGTAGGGCCGGTGGTGGTGCGGCGCCGTCAGCCCGTGGTGCTGATGGTGGCGCTGGCCAGCACCAGGTCGCCCGCCGCGTCCGGCCGGTACACCGCGACCGCCTGGCCCGGCGCGACGCCGCTCAACGGCTCGCGCAGGTGCACGTGGAGCTCGCCGTCGACCAGCTCGGCCACCGCCGGGGCGAGGCCGCCGTGCGCCCGCACCTGGGCGACGCACTCCACCGGGCCGGCGAACTCGATCCGGGTGACCGGGGTCCGCGCGACGATCTCGGTCACCGCGAGCTTCTCCGCCGCCCCGACCCGGACCGTGCCGGAGACCGGCTCCAGCGACAGCACGTACCGGGGCCGGCCGTCCGGCGCGGGCGCGTCGATGCCCAGGCCCTTGCGCTGGCCCACGGTGAACTCGTGCACGCCGGCGTGCCGGCCGAGCACCGCGCCGGTCTCGTCGTCCACCAGCAGGCCGGGCTGCTCGCCCAGCCGCCGGGTCAGGAAGCCGCGGGTGTCGCCGTCCGGGATGAAGCAGATGTCGTGGCTGTCCGGCTTCTCGGCCACCTGCAGGCCGCGCTCGGCCGCCTCCGCGCGCACCTCGGTCTTGGTCGAGCCGCCCAGCGGGAACATCGCGTGCGCCAGCTGCTCGCCGGTCAGCGAGGCCAGCACGTAGGACTGGTCCTTGCCGTCGTCGGCGCTGCGCCGCAGCTCCGGCCGGCCGTCCACGGTGGACAGCCGGGCGTAGTGGCCGGTGCACACCGCGTCGAACCCGAGGCCGATCGCCTTGTCCAGCAGGGCCTCGAACTTGATCCGCTCGTTGCACCGCAGGCACGGGTTGGGCGTGCGGCCGGCCGCGTACTCCGCGACGAAGTCCTCCACCACGTCCTCGGTGA is a window of Saccharothrix espanaensis DSM 44229 DNA encoding:
- the mnmA gene encoding tRNA 2-thiouridine(34) synthase MnmA; translation: MRVLAAMSGGVDSAVAAARAVAAGHDVTGVHLALSAKPGTLRTGARGCCTVEDARDARRAADVLGIPFYVWDFAERFTEDVVEDFVAEYAAGRTPNPCLRCNERIKFEALLDKAIGLGFDAVCTGHYARLSTVDGRPELRRSADDGKDQSYVLASLTGEQLAHAMFPLGGSTKTEVRAEAAERGLQVAEKPDSHDICFIPDGDTRGFLTRRLGEQPGLLVDDETGAVLGRHAGVHEFTVGQRKGLGIDAPAPDGRPRYVLSLEPVSGTVRVGAAEKLAVTEIVARTPVTRIEFAGPVECVAQVRAHGGLAPAVAELVDGELHVHLREPLSGVAPGQAVAVYRPDAAGDLVLASATISTTG
- a CDS encoding serine/threonine dehydratase yields the protein MTSADVVAAADRIRPHVRRTPLWRVEVDGRPLVLKLEHLQLSGSFKLRGAVNTLLTADVPDRVVTASGGNHGLGVATAARLLGTQATVYVPVSAPEGKVRRIEAAGAKLIRAGATYAQAVEAAREASGFYVEAYNDLAVIAGQGTVAAEVVEDAPDVDVVAVAVGGGGLAAGAALSGLHVAAVEPENCRAMHDALAAGEPVDSVVDSVASSALGASRAGTVPFGILQAAGASSVLVSDDELLSARDRLWEEFRLAVEPAAAVPFAAWLHGRIPGTVCVVLCGANTDWTP
- a CDS encoding DUF6584 family protein; protein product: MPVELTLRKAAEEVERGDLASVLRARQRLVGLVTSYPHRLDLRDRLAEVYRVLGDTAQAGRWSYLADRRDEAEIAAFERAYRTPEARLASLNWATGEATTETARIRLTALRGAVSEQLRAELAVADDRDSSWTTNILVLLGLIVVLLCFVVGAVTLVMWVYRGIAG